One segment of Mycolicibacterium neworleansense DNA contains the following:
- a CDS encoding PfkB family carbohydrate kinase, with protein sequence MTEPLVIVGDSMLDVDIEGSATRLSPEAPVPVVDADRVWERPGGAGLAAVLAARVESEVVLVTAVADDTDGQRLAELLTASGVTVVALPMAGSTVCKTRIRASGQSMLRLDRGDGIVAGKDLPAEAADALGRARAICVADYGHGVSAHPGLRRLLEHNGNRVPLVWDPHPRGAQPVPGCWLVTPNQVEAQQNSAETLRRHWRARAVSVTLGERGAAVSTEDGRVADITVPFTPAASARSDTCGAGDRFAVAATLSLAEGKSTVEAVTEAVCAASRFVAAGGAVGVSAPGRIGSIGGSPEFTAVLGEVTEVRDRLRRRGGRLVATGGCFDLLHTGHVRLLHRARQLGDTLVVLLNSDTSVRALKGASRPVMSQADRARVLCALACVDAVVIFDETSPEYQLEQLRPDAWVKGGDYTGADLPEAAVVRSHGGDVVLLPTIAGYSSSKLIAAMRS encoded by the coding sequence ATGACTGAGCCATTGGTGATCGTCGGAGACAGCATGCTCGACGTCGACATCGAGGGCAGCGCCACCAGGCTCAGCCCCGAAGCGCCGGTGCCGGTGGTAGACGCCGATCGGGTGTGGGAGCGGCCGGGCGGAGCCGGCCTGGCGGCGGTCCTGGCCGCGCGCGTGGAGTCCGAGGTCGTGCTGGTGACCGCCGTGGCCGACGATACCGACGGTCAGCGGCTCGCTGAACTACTCACCGCGTCCGGGGTCACCGTGGTCGCACTGCCCATGGCTGGGAGCACGGTGTGCAAGACCAGGATTCGCGCCTCAGGACAGTCGATGCTGCGTCTCGACCGCGGGGACGGGATCGTCGCCGGGAAAGATCTGCCGGCCGAGGCGGCTGATGCACTCGGCCGGGCCCGTGCGATCTGTGTGGCGGACTACGGCCATGGCGTCAGCGCGCACCCCGGGTTGCGGCGATTACTGGAACACAACGGAAATCGCGTGCCGCTGGTGTGGGACCCGCATCCGCGCGGTGCACAGCCCGTGCCCGGATGCTGGCTCGTCACCCCGAATCAGGTGGAAGCCCAGCAGAACTCGGCAGAGACTCTGCGCCGGCACTGGCGGGCGCGGGCGGTGAGCGTCACGCTTGGTGAGCGCGGGGCGGCGGTGTCCACCGAAGATGGCCGTGTCGCCGACATCACCGTTCCCTTCACACCTGCTGCCTCGGCCAGATCGGACACCTGCGGGGCCGGTGACCGATTTGCGGTAGCGGCGACACTGTCTCTGGCCGAAGGCAAATCGACGGTCGAGGCGGTCACCGAGGCAGTGTGTGCAGCAAGCCGATTCGTCGCGGCCGGGGGTGCGGTGGGGGTCTCCGCACCTGGCCGGATCGGCAGCATCGGCGGGTCGCCCGAGTTCACCGCAGTCCTTGGTGAGGTCACCGAGGTGCGTGACCGATTGCGGCGTCGTGGCGGCCGTCTTGTCGCCACGGGTGGTTGCTTCGATCTGTTGCACACCGGTCACGTCCGGTTGCTGCACCGCGCACGTCAGTTGGGCGACACACTGGTGGTGCTGCTCAATTCGGATACCTCGGTCCGGGCGCTGAAAGGCGCGAGCCGACCGGTGATGTCGCAGGCCGATCGGGCGCGGGTGCTGTGCGCACTGGCCTGCGTCGACGCGGTGGTGATCTTCGACGAGACCTCACCCGAATACCAGTTGGAGCAGCTCCGGCCGGATGCGTGGGTCAAGGGCGGCGACTACACCGGGGCCGATCTGCCCGAGGCGGCGGTGGTGCGCAGCCATGGCGGGGACGTGGTTTTACTGCCGACGATAGCCGGTTACTCATCATCCAAGTTGATCGCCGCGATGCGGTCGTGA
- a CDS encoding D-sedoheptulose-7-phosphate isomerase: MKTLMGQHIADLAEAVERVGAETSRLTGWGRHLAEVLTADGRLLACGNGGSAAEAQHLTAELVGRFKDERMPLSAIALHADTSALTAVANDYGAEEMFARGVRAHGRSGDVLIALSTSGTSPNVLSAVKAAHEAGLTAWAMTGPAPNPLAAMCDDAVSVEAPTTATVQEIHLLLVHSLCIALDDALRQSGCMPGAEGGQDD; this comes from the coding sequence ATGAAAACGCTGATGGGACAACATATTGCCGACCTTGCCGAGGCGGTGGAGCGGGTCGGCGCCGAGACTTCCAGGCTGACCGGCTGGGGTCGTCACCTGGCCGAGGTGCTGACCGCCGACGGCCGGCTGCTGGCGTGCGGGAACGGTGGTAGCGCGGCAGAAGCTCAGCACCTCACCGCCGAGCTGGTGGGACGGTTCAAAGATGAGCGGATGCCGTTGTCGGCCATCGCGTTACACGCCGATACGTCCGCACTCACCGCGGTGGCCAACGACTACGGAGCCGAGGAGATGTTCGCCCGCGGTGTGCGGGCCCATGGACGCAGTGGCGACGTGCTGATCGCACTGTCCACGAGCGGTACCAGTCCCAACGTGCTGTCCGCCGTCAAGGCCGCGCACGAGGCCGGGCTCACCGCGTGGGCGATGACCGGACCGGCACCCAATCCGCTGGCCGCCATGTGCGATGACGCGGTGAGCGTCGAGGCACCGACCACCGCCACCGTGCAGGAGATCCACCTCCTACTCGTGCATTCGCTGTGCATCGCCCTCGACGACGCCCTGCGCCAGAGCGGCTGCATGCCGGGAGCCGAAGGAGGCCAGGATGACTGA
- a CDS encoding glycosyltransferase family 9 protein — MTRAVVARLDSAGDVLITGPAVRAVAAAHDAVTFLAGPKGRAAAELLPGVDDIIEWQAPWVDFDSPELTPDHVAALIKQLRDVAPDRVFVFTSYHQSPLPLALICRMAQIGWVGAISEDYPGTLLDLRHHVESGIPEPERALSLVRAAGFDLPDGDDGSLRLRDLPPLPGGLYETIGPAPYVAFHPGAAVAARQPSATRSAAMVRALAAAGHRVVVTGGEGERGLTARVADGVAVDLGGRTTLATLAGVFSRAAVVVAPNTGPAHLAAAVGAPVVSLFAPVVPAAQLASVHGSIGAARRSRGAVPR; from the coding sequence ATGACCCGGGCGGTGGTGGCCAGGCTCGACAGCGCCGGTGACGTGCTCATCACCGGCCCTGCCGTGCGCGCCGTTGCCGCGGCCCATGATGCGGTGACGTTCCTGGCCGGGCCGAAAGGGCGCGCCGCGGCCGAGTTGCTGCCCGGCGTGGACGACATCATCGAATGGCAGGCGCCGTGGGTGGACTTCGACTCACCCGAACTGACCCCGGACCACGTGGCAGCACTGATCAAGCAACTACGCGACGTCGCTCCCGACCGGGTGTTCGTGTTCACCTCGTATCACCAGTCGCCGCTGCCCTTGGCACTCATCTGCCGGATGGCCCAAATCGGCTGGGTCGGCGCGATCAGTGAGGACTATCCGGGCACGTTGCTCGATCTTCGGCATCACGTCGAGTCCGGGATACCGGAACCTGAGCGCGCACTGTCACTGGTCCGAGCCGCTGGGTTCGACCTGCCGGACGGTGATGACGGGTCGCTCAGGCTCAGGGATCTACCACCGCTGCCTGGTGGCCTCTACGAAACCATCGGTCCGGCACCGTATGTGGCGTTTCATCCTGGGGCTGCCGTAGCGGCCCGCCAGCCGAGCGCCACCCGCAGCGCTGCCATGGTGCGTGCGCTGGCGGCCGCGGGCCATCGCGTCGTGGTGACCGGCGGGGAAGGCGAACGCGGCCTGACCGCGCGGGTGGCCGACGGTGTCGCGGTGGACCTCGGCGGCCGGACGACACTGGCGACGTTGGCCGGTGTCTTTTCGCGGGCAGCCGTGGTGGTCGCGCCGAACACCGGCCCGGCACACCTGGCCGCTGCCGTGGGAGCACCGGTGGTCTCGCTGTTCGCCCCCGTGGTGCCGGCGGCTCAGTTGGCGTCCGTACACGGCTCGATCGGCGCTGCTCGGAGATCAAGAGGCGCCGTGCCGCGGTAG
- a CDS encoding HAD-IIIA family hydrolase — protein sequence MSFAIVVPTIGRTSLQRLLTALERSDGPAPEAVIVVDDRPRPDPPLLLMTRLPVTVLHSGARGPAAARNIGWRHATARWICFLDDDVLPHPGWLTALAHDLCEADARGAAGSQAVIDVPVRPGRRSTDDERRTQRLADAQWITADMAYRRSALVEVGGFDERFPRAYREDSDLGLRITLAGHDIVSGSRRSRHPVAPATWTSSVRAQIGNHDDALLRRKYGRGWRTAIGEGRGRMPAHMLTSVAALAGLTLRGPAARLARAAWLALTAEFALRRFLAGPRTVTEACRMLISSVLIPPVAVAHRLSGEWKFRAAHRDPPLAVLLDRDDTIIEDVPYLNDPAGVRPVTGAAVALDRLRDRGLLLAVVSNQSGVAKGLISPSELAAVNAKVNALLGPFDSWQVCLHDADAGCACRKPEPGMVRAAAEELGVDPSRCVLIGDTGGDVNAALAAGAGAVLVPTERTLDHEISHARACARVAPTLQAAVALVLRDAG from the coding sequence ATGAGTTTTGCGATCGTGGTGCCGACGATCGGCCGGACTTCGTTGCAGCGGCTGCTGACCGCACTGGAACGATCCGATGGTCCAGCGCCGGAAGCGGTGATCGTCGTCGACGACCGACCGCGGCCCGATCCACCCCTGCTGCTGATGACCCGCCTGCCCGTAACCGTGTTGCACAGCGGGGCAAGAGGACCGGCGGCCGCGCGCAACATCGGCTGGCGGCACGCCACGGCCCGCTGGATCTGCTTTCTCGACGATGATGTGCTGCCCCATCCCGGCTGGCTGACCGCCCTTGCCCACGACCTGTGCGAAGCCGACGCACGCGGTGCGGCAGGTTCCCAGGCGGTGATCGACGTCCCTGTGCGTCCGGGCCGGCGCAGCACCGACGATGAGCGTCGCACCCAGCGCCTGGCCGACGCGCAATGGATCACCGCCGACATGGCCTACCGGCGTTCGGCGCTGGTAGAAGTCGGAGGGTTCGACGAGCGCTTCCCCCGTGCCTATCGGGAGGATTCGGATCTCGGGCTGCGGATCACCCTGGCCGGCCACGACATCGTGTCGGGATCGCGGCGGTCCCGGCACCCGGTCGCCCCGGCCACGTGGACGAGCAGTGTGCGCGCACAGATCGGAAACCATGACGATGCGCTGCTGCGACGCAAGTACGGCCGTGGCTGGCGCACGGCGATCGGTGAGGGTCGTGGCCGGATGCCCGCGCACATGCTGACCAGCGTGGCCGCTCTGGCGGGACTGACGCTCCGTGGCCCCGCAGCACGCTTGGCGCGCGCCGCCTGGCTGGCGCTGACCGCGGAGTTCGCGTTGCGGCGCTTCCTGGCCGGACCGCGCACCGTCACCGAAGCGTGCCGGATGCTGATCAGCAGCGTGCTCATCCCGCCGGTGGCGGTGGCCCACCGGCTGTCGGGCGAATGGAAGTTCCGTGCCGCACATCGTGATCCACCCCTGGCCGTCCTGCTGGACCGAGACGACACGATCATCGAGGACGTCCCGTATCTCAACGATCCCGCCGGTGTCCGCCCGGTCACCGGTGCGGCTGTGGCGCTCGACCGGTTGCGTGATCGCGGGTTGTTACTGGCGGTGGTGTCGAACCAGTCCGGAGTCGCCAAGGGACTGATCAGCCCGAGTGAACTCGCCGCGGTCAACGCAAAGGTCAATGCGTTGTTGGGACCGTTTGATTCCTGGCAGGTCTGCCTGCACGACGCCGACGCCGGCTGTGCCTGCCGCAAACCCGAACCCGGCATGGTGCGGGCGGCCGCCGAGGAACTCGGGGTCGATCCATCTCGGTGCGTACTGATCGGAGACACCGGTGGCGATGTGAATGCGGCGTTGGCAGCCGGCGCCGGCGCCGTGCTCGTGCCCACCGAAAGAACGCTGGACCACGAGATTTCGCACGCCCGGGCCTGCGCCCGAGTAGCGCCGACACTGCAGGCCGCGGTGGCGCTGGTACTGCGGGACGCCGGATGA
- a CDS encoding carbamoyltransferase family protein encodes MRILGINAVFHDPAAALVVDGEVVAAAEEERFSRRKHGKEAVAFSTWELPVQSARWCLQQAGLAPSDIDAVGYSYDPRLMDGLDSTDTAGLDRDWEYLRTLYAERAPRFLQSALPGLDPSAFRFVRHHVAHAASSALASPHPDCAVLVVDGRGERTSMLAGEYTDRKLDVLATQSLPHSLGLLYEDPTQHLGFKRSSDEYKVMAMASYGTPRFADQFRDLIYATGDGGFRTKPVAWSAFGSDWDHRVDLACSVQLVLEEVLLDLVRWLRARTDHENLCLAGGVALNCVANSALHRSGLFRDIWVQPAAGDSGTALGAALSLAAEAGEPITPMASAALGRGWSDDEIGAVLVEAAVPHERPRNLAAVVGEALAQDQVVGWFQGRSEFGPRALGRRSLLADPRNKQNLERLNAVKGREEFRPVAPMVLAEWAAEIFSGGPIPSPYMLFVHDVAPDWQARIPAVTHVDGTARIQTVDRADELMHATIGSFAERTGVPVIVNTSFNTAGRPMVDSPRDALECFGSAPIDMLAIGPYVVRRQR; translated from the coding sequence GTGCGGATACTCGGAATCAATGCGGTCTTCCACGACCCGGCTGCCGCGCTCGTCGTCGATGGGGAGGTGGTGGCAGCTGCCGAGGAGGAGCGGTTCTCCCGGCGCAAGCACGGAAAAGAGGCGGTTGCCTTTTCCACCTGGGAACTGCCGGTGCAGTCGGCGCGATGGTGCCTGCAGCAGGCGGGTTTGGCGCCGTCGGATATCGATGCGGTCGGTTACTCCTACGATCCCCGGCTGATGGACGGTCTCGACAGCACCGATACCGCGGGCCTGGATCGGGACTGGGAGTACCTGCGAACCCTGTACGCCGAACGGGCGCCGCGATTCCTGCAGTCGGCCCTGCCCGGATTGGATCCGTCGGCGTTCCGATTCGTCCGCCACCATGTGGCGCACGCGGCGTCGAGCGCCCTGGCCTCTCCGCATCCGGACTGCGCGGTGCTCGTGGTCGACGGCCGCGGAGAACGCACGTCGATGCTGGCCGGCGAGTACACCGACCGCAAGCTCGACGTGCTGGCCACCCAGTCGCTCCCGCATTCGCTGGGTCTGCTGTATGAGGACCCCACCCAGCACCTGGGTTTCAAACGTTCCAGCGACGAATACAAGGTGATGGCCATGGCGTCCTACGGGACTCCGCGGTTCGCCGACCAGTTCCGCGACCTGATCTACGCCACCGGTGATGGCGGCTTTCGCACAAAACCCGTGGCGTGGTCGGCGTTCGGCTCCGACTGGGACCATCGGGTGGATTTGGCATGCAGTGTGCAACTGGTGCTGGAGGAAGTTCTGCTCGACCTGGTCCGCTGGCTACGCGCTCGCACCGATCACGAGAACCTTTGTCTGGCCGGGGGAGTGGCCCTCAACTGCGTGGCCAACTCGGCACTGCACCGCAGCGGGCTCTTCCGGGACATCTGGGTTCAGCCGGCGGCCGGGGACTCCGGGACCGCACTGGGCGCGGCGCTGTCGCTGGCCGCCGAGGCCGGCGAGCCGATCACCCCGATGGCTTCGGCAGCACTGGGCCGCGGTTGGTCTGACGATGAGATCGGAGCGGTGCTGGTGGAGGCTGCCGTACCCCACGAGCGTCCGCGCAACCTGGCCGCGGTGGTCGGCGAGGCACTGGCCCAGGACCAGGTGGTGGGCTGGTTCCAGGGACGATCGGAGTTCGGACCCCGTGCGCTGGGCCGACGTTCGCTGCTCGCCGATCCCCGCAACAAGCAGAATCTTGAACGGCTGAACGCGGTGAAGGGCCGCGAGGAGTTCCGCCCGGTGGCGCCGATGGTTCTGGCCGAGTGGGCCGCCGAGATCTTCTCCGGCGGGCCGATTCCCAGCCCTTACATGCTCTTCGTGCACGATGTCGCACCTGATTGGCAAGCCCGGATTCCCGCGGTCACCCACGTAGACGGAACCGCGCGTATCCAGACCGTCGATCGCGCCGATGAACTCATGCACGCCACGATCGGATCCTTCGCCGAGCGCACCGGAGTCCCGGTAATCGTCAACACCAGCTTCAACACCGCCGGGCGGCCGATGGTCGACAGTCCTCGAGATGCGTTGGAGTGCTTCGGGTCTGCGCCGATCGACATGCTGGCCATCGGCCCGTACGTGGTTCGGAGACAGCGATGA
- a CDS encoding glycosyltransferase family 2 protein, which produces MTELNRADVSDKVSFVIASRNRAEELASVVTRLLDTTDCPIIVVDNGSTDGSVTAMRNIAAQSPDRVTLLELGSNLGAVARNIGVAACRTPYVAFCDDDSWWDPDAPALGAHIFDRYPQTAVLAARTEVWPQRQEDPLVRRLAASPLGHRADLPGPSILGFLACSAMVRKSAFQAAGGFSHILHFRGEEQLLALDLAASGWELCYCPELTAVHQPSVNRPTSAAQDARSVRNDVLTTWLRRPLPHCVRASIRLLGAATRDVEHARAATEAVIRLPDVLTHRRRLPSAVEHALTVLERGGRLDENSHH; this is translated from the coding sequence ATGACCGAGCTGAACCGCGCCGACGTATCCGACAAGGTCTCGTTCGTGATCGCCAGCCGAAACCGGGCCGAAGAACTGGCCTCCGTCGTCACCCGGCTGCTCGACACCACCGACTGCCCGATCATCGTGGTGGACAACGGTTCCACGGACGGATCGGTAACCGCCATGCGGAACATCGCCGCCCAGTCGCCGGATCGGGTCACACTGCTCGAACTCGGTTCCAATCTGGGGGCCGTGGCCCGAAACATCGGTGTGGCGGCCTGCCGAACGCCGTACGTGGCGTTTTGCGACGACGATTCGTGGTGGGACCCGGACGCTCCGGCGCTCGGCGCACACATCTTCGACCGATACCCGCAGACCGCCGTGCTCGCGGCGCGGACCGAGGTCTGGCCGCAGCGCCAGGAAGATCCGCTGGTGCGGCGGCTGGCCGCCAGTCCGCTGGGGCATCGTGCGGACCTGCCCGGCCCGTCCATCCTGGGCTTTCTGGCCTGTTCGGCCATGGTCCGGAAGTCGGCGTTCCAAGCGGCGGGCGGATTCAGTCACATCCTGCACTTCCGGGGAGAGGAACAACTGCTCGCACTGGATCTGGCCGCCTCGGGCTGGGAGCTCTGCTACTGCCCGGAGCTGACCGCGGTCCACCAACCGTCGGTGAACCGCCCCACCAGCGCCGCCCAGGACGCCCGCAGTGTCCGCAACGACGTACTGACCACCTGGCTGCGCCGGCCGCTGCCGCACTGTGTGCGTGCCTCGATCCGCCTGCTGGGCGCGGCCACCCGCGACGTCGAACATGCCCGCGCAGCGACGGAAGCAGTCATACGGCTGCCTGACGTTCTGACCCATCGCCGGCGTCTGCCGTCCGCCGTGGAGCACGCTCTGACGGTGCTGGAGCGCGGCGGGCGACTCGACGAGAACAGTCATCACTGA
- a CDS encoding glycosyltransferase, producing MKIAMVSEHASPLAALGGVDAGGQNVHVAALSAALARRGHQVNVYTRRDDPGLARKVKTPEGYTVVHVPAGPPERIPKDELLQYMGEFARFLDADWADDRPDVVHAHFWMSGVASQLAARHLNLPAVQTFHALGVVKRRHQGADDTSPAERLKLEAMVARGATWVAATCTDEVFELMRLGRSRTRTSVVPCGVDIDLFTPDGPRNRRRAPHRVVSVGRFVPRKGFDLAIRALATVPNTELVIVGGPPRAELARDAEACRLRRLAEELGVADRVRLCGAVDRADMPAVLRSADVVACTPWYEPFGIVPLEAMACGVPVVASAVGGMLDTVVDDITGRLVPPKRPDLLADALNELLRDDFHRQSLGAAGRDRARSRYSWDRIATDTLRVYERVEPAAYLPPQATTVSSG from the coding sequence ATGAAGATCGCAATGGTTTCCGAACATGCCAGCCCGCTGGCCGCGCTGGGAGGTGTTGATGCCGGCGGGCAGAACGTGCATGTGGCGGCGTTGTCGGCGGCCCTGGCCCGACGTGGCCATCAGGTCAACGTGTACACCCGCCGAGACGATCCCGGACTGGCCCGCAAGGTCAAGACACCCGAGGGGTACACCGTGGTGCACGTACCGGCCGGGCCGCCTGAACGCATCCCCAAAGACGAACTGCTGCAGTACATGGGCGAGTTTGCGAGGTTCCTGGACGCCGACTGGGCCGACGACCGGCCCGATGTGGTGCATGCGCACTTCTGGATGTCGGGAGTGGCCAGCCAACTGGCTGCGCGGCACCTCAATTTGCCTGCGGTGCAGACCTTTCATGCGCTGGGTGTGGTCAAACGCCGGCATCAGGGTGCCGATGACACCAGCCCGGCCGAGCGGCTCAAGCTGGAGGCGATGGTGGCCCGGGGCGCCACCTGGGTGGCGGCCACCTGCACCGACGAGGTGTTCGAGCTGATGAGGCTCGGGCGGTCGCGAACGCGGACATCGGTGGTGCCCTGCGGAGTGGATATCGACCTGTTCACGCCCGACGGTCCGCGCAACCGGCGGCGGGCCCCGCACCGCGTCGTCAGCGTCGGTAGGTTTGTGCCCCGCAAGGGTTTCGACCTCGCGATCAGGGCCCTGGCCACCGTGCCCAACACCGAATTGGTCATCGTGGGCGGTCCACCGCGAGCTGAGCTGGCGCGCGACGCCGAGGCGTGCCGGCTACGCCGGTTGGCCGAGGAACTCGGAGTCGCCGACCGGGTGCGGCTGTGCGGCGCGGTCGATCGCGCGGACATGCCCGCGGTCCTGCGATCGGCGGATGTGGTGGCGTGCACGCCGTGGTATGAACCGTTCGGCATCGTTCCGCTGGAGGCGATGGCGTGCGGCGTGCCGGTGGTTGCCTCCGCCGTCGGAGGGATGTTGGACACCGTGGTGGACGACATCACCGGGCGGCTGGTGCCGCCGAAACGGCCAGATCTCCTCGCCGATGCGCTCAATGAGCTCCTGCGCGACGACTTCCATCGGCAGAGCCTGGGTGCCGCCGGACGTGACCGTGCCCGGTCCCGCTATTCGTGGGACCGGATCGCGACGGACACACTGCGGGTCTACGAACGGGTGGAACCCGCGGCGTACCTGCCGCCGCAGGCGACGACTGTGTCGTCGGGATGA